In a single window of the Pseudomonas entomophila genome:
- the pqqD gene encoding pyrroloquinoline quinone biosynthesis peptide chaperone PqqD yields the protein MSFDRQQVPAWRPGYRFQYEPAQKGHVLLYPEGMIKLNDSAGLIGGLIDGQRSVATIIDELQQQFPGVPEVADDIEQFMEVARAEHWITLA from the coding sequence ATGAGTTTCGACCGTCAACAGGTGCCCGCCTGGCGCCCCGGTTACCGCTTCCAGTACGAGCCGGCGCAAAAGGGCCATGTACTGCTATACCCCGAAGGCATGATCAAGCTCAACGACAGCGCCGGCCTGATCGGCGGGCTGATCGACGGCCAGCGCAGTGTCGCGACGATCATCGATGAGCTGCAGCAGCAATTCCCCGGTGTGCCCGAAGTCGCCGACGACATCGAGCAATTCATGGAGGTGGCCCGTGCCGAACACTGGATCACCCTCGCCTGA
- the typA gene encoding translational GTPase TypA: protein MIENLRNIAIIAHVDHGKTTLVDKLLRQSGTLERNELNDERVMDSNDQEKERGITILAKNTAINWNGYHINIVDTPGHADFGGEVERVMSMVDSVLLLVDAQDGPMPQTRFVTKKAFEAGLKPIVVINKVDRPGARPDWVLDQIFDLFDNLGATDDQLDFQVVYASALNGIAGLDHTAMAEDMTPLYQSIVDNVPAPAVDRDGPFQMQISALDYNSFLGVIGVGRIARGRIKPNTPVVAIDVDGKKRNGRILKLMGHHGLHRVDVEEAQAGDIVCISGFDELFISDTLCDMNNVEAMKPLTVDEPTVSMTFQVNDSPFCGKEGKFVTSRNIKERLDKELLYNVALRVEEGDSADKFKVSGRGELHLSVLIETMRREGFEMAVGRPEVIIREVNGVKQEPFENVTIDIPEESQGKVMEEMGLRKGDLTNMAPDGKGRVRLEYNVPARGLIGFRNQFLTLTNGAGILTSIFDRYDTMKPGTMSGRLNGVLVSIETGKALTYSLETLQARGKLFIEHGQDIYNGQIIGLNSRDNDLGVNPTKGKKLDNMRASGKDEVIALVPPVRHTLEQALEFIQDDELCEVTPKSIRLRKKILDEGERTRAAKKAKN, encoded by the coding sequence GTGATCGAAAATCTGCGTAACATCGCCATCATCGCCCACGTTGACCATGGTAAAACCACCCTGGTCGACAAACTCCTGCGCCAGTCCGGCACCCTGGAGCGTAACGAGCTCAACGACGAGCGCGTCATGGACTCCAACGACCAGGAAAAAGAGCGCGGCATTACCATCCTGGCGAAAAACACCGCCATCAACTGGAACGGCTACCACATCAACATCGTCGACACCCCCGGCCACGCCGACTTCGGTGGCGAGGTCGAGCGTGTAATGTCGATGGTCGACTCCGTGCTGCTGCTGGTCGACGCACAAGACGGCCCGATGCCGCAAACCCGCTTCGTGACGAAGAAGGCTTTCGAAGCTGGCCTGAAGCCAATCGTCGTGATCAACAAGGTCGACCGTCCGGGCGCGCGTCCTGACTGGGTTCTGGACCAGATCTTCGACCTGTTCGACAACCTCGGCGCCACCGACGACCAACTGGACTTCCAGGTTGTCTACGCTTCCGCACTGAACGGTATTGCCGGTCTCGACCACACCGCCATGGCCGAAGACATGACCCCGCTGTACCAGTCGATCGTCGACAACGTACCTGCGCCGGCTGTTGACCGTGACGGCCCGTTCCAGATGCAGATCTCCGCACTGGACTACAACAGCTTCCTCGGTGTTATCGGCGTTGGCCGTATCGCCCGTGGTCGCATCAAACCGAACACGCCGGTTGTCGCCATCGATGTCGACGGCAAGAAGCGTAACGGCCGTATCCTGAAGCTGATGGGCCACCACGGCCTGCACCGTGTCGACGTCGAAGAAGCCCAGGCTGGCGACATCGTCTGCATCAGCGGTTTCGACGAGCTGTTCATCTCCGACACCCTGTGCGACATGAACAACGTCGAGGCGATGAAGCCGCTGACCGTTGACGAGCCGACCGTTTCGATGACCTTCCAGGTCAACGATTCGCCGTTCTGCGGCAAGGAAGGCAAGTTCGTGACCTCCCGCAACATCAAGGAGCGTCTGGACAAAGAGCTGCTGTACAACGTTGCACTGCGCGTTGAAGAAGGCGACTCGGCTGATAAATTCAAGGTTTCCGGCCGTGGTGAGCTGCACCTGTCGGTACTGATCGAAACCATGCGTCGCGAAGGCTTCGAGATGGCCGTTGGCCGTCCTGAAGTGATCATCCGCGAAGTGAATGGCGTCAAGCAGGAGCCGTTCGAGAACGTCACCATCGACATCCCTGAAGAGTCGCAAGGCAAGGTCATGGAAGAGATGGGCCTGCGTAAGGGCGACCTGACCAACATGGCGCCGGATGGCAAGGGCCGTGTCCGCCTGGAGTACAACGTACCGGCTCGCGGTCTGATCGGTTTCCGTAACCAGTTCCTGACCCTGACCAACGGTGCCGGCATCCTGACCTCGATCTTCGATCGCTACGACACCATGAAGCCAGGCACCATGTCCGGCCGCCTGAACGGCGTTCTGGTTTCGATCGAGACCGGCAAGGCGCTGACCTACTCGCTGGAGACTCTCCAGGCGCGCGGCAAGCTGTTCATCGAGCACGGCCAGGACATCTACAACGGTCAGATCATCGGCCTGAACAGCCGTGACAACGACCTGGGCGTGAACCCGACCAAAGGCAAGAAGCTCGACAACATGCGTGCTTCGGGCAAGGACGAAGTCATCGCCCTGGTTCCGCCGGTTCGCCACACCCTCGAGCAGGCCCTGGAATTCATCCAGGATGACGAGCTGTGCGAAGTCACCCCTAAGTCGATCCGTCTGCGCAAGAAGATCCTCGACGAAGGCGAGCGTACCCGCGCTGCCAAGAAAGCCAAGAACTGA
- the pqqC gene encoding pyrroloquinoline-quinone synthase PqqC → MNDTTPMSPAEFEQALRAKGAFYHIHHPYHVAMYEGRATREQIQGWVANRFYYQVNIPMKDAAILANCPDREVRREWVQRLLDHDGAPGEDGGIEAWLRLGQAVGLDPDQLRSQELVLPGVRFAVDAYVNFARRASWQEAASSSLTELFAPQIHQSRLDSWPQHYPWIDPAGYEYFRTRLGQARRDVEHGLAITLAHYTTREGQARMLEILQFKLDILWSMLDAMSMAYELNRPPYHSVTNERVWHKGIAL, encoded by the coding sequence ATGAATGACACCACGCCAATGTCCCCTGCTGAGTTCGAGCAGGCCCTGCGCGCCAAGGGCGCCTTCTACCACATCCACCACCCCTATCACGTGGCGATGTATGAAGGCCGCGCCACCCGCGAGCAGATCCAGGGCTGGGTGGCCAACCGCTTCTACTACCAGGTGAACATCCCCATGAAGGATGCCGCGATCCTGGCCAACTGCCCGGACCGCGAGGTACGCCGCGAATGGGTCCAGCGCCTGCTCGACCATGACGGCGCGCCAGGCGAGGACGGCGGTATCGAAGCCTGGCTGCGCCTCGGCCAGGCCGTGGGCCTGGACCCGGACCAGCTGCGCAGCCAGGAGCTGGTGCTGCCAGGCGTACGCTTCGCCGTCGACGCCTACGTCAACTTCGCCCGCCGCGCCAGTTGGCAGGAGGCCGCCAGCAGCTCGCTAACCGAACTGTTCGCGCCGCAGATCCACCAGTCACGCCTGGACAGCTGGCCACAGCACTATCCGTGGATCGACCCGGCCGGCTACGAGTACTTTCGCACACGCCTGGGCCAAGCCCGTCGCGATGTCGAGCATGGCCTGGCGATCACTCTGGCGCACTACACCACCCGCGAGGGTCAGGCGCGCATGCTGGAGATCCTGCAGTTCAAGCTGGATATCCTCTGGAGCATGCTCGACGCCATGAGCATGGCCTATGAACTGAACCGCCCGCCCTATCACAGCGTCACCAACGAGCGGGTCTGGCACAAGGGGATCGCCCTATGA
- a CDS encoding S9 family peptidase, with protein sequence MSATPMSSPVAEFSAAQAVAAGTDFAELKVNEHGLFWNEFRPADGACRIWHWRDQQARCITPDGFSVRSRVYEYGGGSFCLAGDAVVFVNEKDQQVYRQASDGSMPHPITHDEQCRYGDVQWQDGVLLAVEERHAERVEHRLVAFEQGRRAVLAEGADFYASPTLSNDGLRLAWIEWDRPAQPWTLTRLMCRERQASGAWGAARCIAGLDESLQQPRFDADGHLYCLSDRGGFWQPWGEVEQHWQALPAAPADHAGAPWQMGASTWLALGPGHYLASWFEDGFGQLGLRNPNGEMERFASAYTRFRSLAMDSAHVYAIAASPISPPAVIAINRHNHEVRLLAGGAEVLPSGSISLPQPIRYNSGDGQAHGFFYPAIGSSNPPPLVVFIHGGPTSACYPVLDTRIQYWTQRGFAVADLNYRGSSCYGRAYRQALHLRWGVSDVEDACAAVAHLAGQGLVDAGQAFIRGGSAGGYTTLCALAFHKVFRAGASLYGVSDPVALGRATHKFEGDYLDWLIGDPEQDAERYRQRTPLLHAERIRVPVIFFQGELDAVVVPEQTRSMLAALKANGIEAEGHFYAGERHGFRQAANLAHALEEEWKFYCRVLGR encoded by the coding sequence ATGAGCGCAACTCCCATGTCATCGCCCGTGGCTGAGTTCAGCGCCGCCCAGGCGGTGGCCGCCGGCACCGACTTCGCCGAGCTCAAGGTCAACGAGCACGGGCTGTTCTGGAATGAGTTCCGCCCTGCCGATGGCGCCTGTCGAATCTGGCACTGGCGCGATCAACAGGCACGCTGCATCACGCCGGACGGGTTCAGCGTGCGCAGCCGGGTCTACGAATATGGCGGCGGCAGCTTCTGCCTCGCCGGCGACGCCGTGGTGTTCGTCAACGAAAAGGACCAGCAGGTCTACCGCCAGGCGTCCGATGGCTCGATGCCGCATCCGATCACCCATGACGAGCAGTGTCGCTACGGCGATGTGCAGTGGCAGGACGGGGTGCTGCTGGCGGTCGAGGAGCGTCACGCTGAACGCGTCGAGCACCGCCTGGTTGCCTTTGAGCAGGGCCGACGTGCGGTTCTCGCCGAAGGTGCGGACTTCTACGCCTCTCCCACATTGAGCAACGATGGCCTGCGCCTGGCCTGGATCGAGTGGGACCGGCCGGCGCAGCCCTGGACACTCACCCGCTTGATGTGTCGTGAGCGACAAGCCAGTGGCGCATGGGGTGCGGCGCGGTGTATCGCCGGGCTCGACGAGTCGTTGCAGCAACCTCGATTCGATGCCGATGGCCACCTGTATTGCCTCTCCGACCGTGGCGGTTTCTGGCAGCCCTGGGGCGAAGTGGAGCAGCACTGGCAAGCCCTGCCCGCCGCCCCCGCCGACCATGCCGGAGCCCCCTGGCAAATGGGCGCCAGCACTTGGTTGGCACTTGGTCCTGGGCATTACCTGGCCAGTTGGTTCGAAGATGGCTTCGGGCAGTTGGGCTTGCGCAACCCCAACGGAGAAATGGAACGCTTCGCCAGTGCCTATACCCGGTTCCGCAGCCTGGCGATGGACAGCGCGCATGTCTACGCCATTGCAGCTTCGCCGATCAGCCCTCCGGCAGTGATTGCCATCAATCGTCACAACCACGAGGTTCGTCTCTTGGCTGGCGGCGCAGAGGTACTGCCCAGCGGGTCGATCAGCCTTCCCCAGCCCATCCGCTACAACAGCGGCGATGGGCAGGCCCATGGTTTCTTCTACCCCGCCATTGGCAGCAGCAACCCACCACCGCTGGTGGTGTTCATCCACGGCGGGCCGACCTCGGCCTGCTACCCGGTGCTGGACACCCGCATCCAATACTGGACCCAGCGCGGCTTCGCCGTCGCCGACCTCAATTACCGGGGCAGCAGCTGCTATGGGCGCGCCTACCGCCAGGCCTTGCACCTGCGTTGGGGGGTAAGTGATGTGGAGGATGCCTGTGCCGCGGTCGCTCATCTCGCCGGGCAGGGGCTGGTGGACGCTGGCCAGGCATTCATTCGCGGCGGCAGTGCCGGCGGCTACACCACATTGTGCGCCCTCGCCTTCCACAAAGTCTTCCGCGCCGGAGCCAGCCTGTATGGCGTCAGTGATCCGGTTGCGCTGGGGCGGGCCACCCACAAGTTCGAGGGCGACTACCTCGACTGGCTGATCGGCGACCCGGAGCAGGATGCCGAACGCTATCGCCAGCGCACGCCATTGCTGCACGCCGAACGCATCCGGGTGCCGGTGATCTTCTTCCAGGGCGAGCTGGATGCTGTGGTGGTACCGGAGCAGACGCGCAGCATGCTGGCGGCGCTGAAGGCCAACGGGATCGAGGCCGAGGGGCATTTCTATGCGGGCGAGCGGCATGGGTTCCGTCAGGCGGCGAACCTGGCGCATGCGCTGGAAGAGGAGTGGAAGTTCTATTGCCGGGTGCTTGGCCGGTAG
- the pqqE gene encoding pyrroloquinoline quinone biosynthesis protein PqqE, translating into MPNTGSPSPEVPVGLPLWLLAELTYRCPLQCPYCSNPLDFAEQGKELSTAQWFKVMAEAREMGAAQIGFSGGEPLVRQDLAELIGEARRLGYYTNLITSGIGLTEQKIAAFKQAGLDHIQISFQASDEQVNNLLAGSKKAFAQKLEMARAVKAHGYPMVLNFVTHRHNIDRIDRIIELCIALEADFVELATCQFYGWAHLNRLGLLPTRAQLERAERITNEYRAKLKAEGSPCKLIFVTPDYYEERPKACMNGWGSLFLTITPDGTALPCHGARQLPVQFPNVRDHDLRHIWYDSFGFNRFRGYEWMPEPCRSCDEKEKDFGGCRCQAFMLTGDASKADPVCGKSPDHGIILKAREEAEQATLEIEQMTFRNERNSHVIARG; encoded by the coding sequence GTGCCGAACACTGGATCACCCTCGCCTGAGGTGCCGGTCGGCCTGCCGCTGTGGTTGCTGGCCGAACTCACCTACCGCTGCCCGCTACAGTGCCCGTACTGCTCCAACCCGCTGGACTTCGCCGAGCAGGGCAAGGAGCTGAGCACCGCGCAGTGGTTCAAGGTGATGGCCGAGGCCCGGGAGATGGGCGCCGCGCAGATCGGCTTCTCCGGCGGCGAACCGCTGGTGCGCCAGGACCTCGCCGAGCTGATCGGCGAAGCCCGCCGCCTGGGTTACTACACCAACCTGATCACCTCCGGCATCGGCCTGACCGAGCAGAAGATCGCCGCGTTCAAGCAGGCCGGGCTGGACCATATCCAGATCAGCTTCCAGGCCAGCGACGAGCAGGTGAACAACCTGCTGGCCGGGTCGAAGAAGGCATTCGCGCAGAAGCTGGAGATGGCCCGCGCAGTGAAAGCCCATGGTTATCCGATGGTGCTGAACTTCGTCACCCACCGGCACAACATCGACAGGATCGACCGCATCATCGAGCTGTGCATTGCTCTGGAAGCCGACTTCGTCGAGCTCGCCACCTGCCAGTTCTATGGCTGGGCGCACCTCAACCGCCTGGGCCTGCTACCTACCCGCGCGCAGCTGGAGCGGGCCGAGCGCATCACCAACGAGTACCGCGCCAAGCTCAAGGCCGAGGGTAGCCCGTGCAAGCTGATCTTCGTCACCCCGGACTACTACGAAGAACGCCCCAAGGCCTGCATGAACGGCTGGGGCAGCCTGTTCCTGACCATCACCCCGGACGGCACCGCGTTGCCCTGCCATGGTGCACGGCAGTTGCCGGTGCAGTTCCCCAATGTGCGCGACCACGACCTGCGGCACATCTGGTACGACTCGTTCGGCTTCAACCGCTTCCGCGGCTATGAATGGATGCCCGAGCCGTGCCGCTCGTGCGACGAGAAAGAGAAGGACTTCGGCGGCTGCCGCTGCCAGGCCTTCATGCTCACCGGCGACGCCAGCAAGGCCGACCCGGTGTGCGGCAAGTCACCCGACCACGGCATCATCCTCAAGGCACGCGAAGAGGCCGAGCAAGCGACACTGGAGATCGAACAGATGACCTTCCGCAATGAGCGCAACTCCCATGTCATCGCCCGTGGCTGA